The proteins below come from a single Xyrauchen texanus isolate HMW12.3.18 chromosome 1, RBS_HiC_50CHRs, whole genome shotgun sequence genomic window:
- the mesd gene encoding LRP chaperone MESD has translation MASLVSCRKLSVFLFLILFISVHCTNTKPKKKKDIRDYNDADMARLLEEWEKDDDIEEGDLPEHKRSPPPIDFSKIDASKPEELLKMSKKGKTLMVFASVSGSPTEKETEEITSMWQGSLFNANFDVQRFVVGSNRVIFMLRDGSYAWEIKDFLVAQDRCEDVTVEGQVYPGIAAKKDGKGKEQNETKKKGGKKAANQANKSKQEL, from the exons ATGGCGTCTCTCGTCAGCTGCAGAAAATTATCAGTGTTTCTTTTTCTTATATTATTCATATCGGTGCATTGTACAAACACAAAACCTAAGAAGAAAAAAGACATACGGGATTATAATGATGCTGATATGGCAAGATTGCTGGAGGAGTGGGAG AAAGATGATGACATTGAGGAGGGTGACTTGCCCGAGCACAAAAGATCTCCTCCACCCATCGACTTCTCCAAAATAGATGCGTCCAAACCAGAAGAGCTCCTGAAGATGTCTAAGAAAGGAAAGACCCTGATGGTGTTTGCCTCCGTGTCGGGAAGCCCGACAGAGAAAGAGACGGAAGAGATCACCAGCATGTGGCAGGGAAGCCTCTTCAATGCCAACTTTGATGTTCAGAG ATTTGTAGTGGGATCTAACCGTGTCATCTTCATGCTGCGTGACGGGAGCTATGCCTGGGAGATTAAAGACTTCCTGGTGGCTCAGGACCGGTGCGAGGACGTCACTGTGGAGGGACAGGTGTACCCTGGGATAGCTGCCAAGAAAGATGGCAAGGGGAAGGAACAAAATGAGACCAAGAAGAAAGGAGGCAAGAAAGCAGCCAACCAAGCAAATAAAAGCAAGCAGGAGCTATGA